In the Methylosinus sp. LW4 genome, GTGAGCTTCTCGCCGGGAGCGCGGCGTTCGCCGTGGGCTTTCCCGCCATCGGCCGTGCCGCGCCGCGCGTGGAGCTGCGTCTGCTCGAGACCTCGGACCTGCACATGTTCGTGCTGGACTGGGATTATTATCATGCGCGGCCGGACCCGACCGTCGGCCTGAGCAAGATCGCGCGCCTCGTGAGAGAGGCGCGCGCGCAAGCGCAAAATGCGCTGCTTTTCGACAATGGCGACCTTCTCCAGGGCAGCCCCCTCGGCGATTTCGTCGCGCGGCGAGCAGGCGCCTCCGGCGCGCATCCCGTCTTCCGCGCGATGAATCACATGCGCTATGACGCGGCGACGCCGGGCAATCACGAATTCAACTTCGGATTGGACTTTCTCGAGCGGTCGCTCGCAGGCGCCGGCTTCCCCTATGTGAGCGCCAATATCGAACGCGCCGATGGCGGGGCCTTTCTGCCGCCGTTCCGAGTTCTCACGCGGCGGCTCATGGATGACGGCGGCGTCGCGCAGGAGCTGCGGATCGGGGTCATCGGCTTCGCGCCGCCGCAGATCATGATCTGGGACAGAGGCCATCTCGAAGGCCGCCTGCGTTGCGGCGACATGGTCTCCGCCGCGCGTCGCCATGTGCCCATTCTGCGCGCACAATGCGACATTCTGGTCGCGCTCTGCCATTCCGGGATCGACGCCCGCGCCGCGGTCGACGCCGAGAACGCCTGCCTGCAGATCGCCGCCATCCCCGGCGTCGACGCGATCATGATGGGCCATGCGCATCGCGTCTTTCCCGGACCCGATTACGCCGGCGTTGCGGGCGTCGACGCCGAGCGCGGAACGCTCGCTGGAGTTCCGGCGGTGATGCCGGGCTTCTGGGGCAGCCATCTCGGCGTCATCGATCTGACGCTCGCGCATGACGGCGACCGCTGGGCCGTCGAGCGGTTTCGGACGGAAGCGCGGCCGATCTTCGCGCGCGAGGCCGGAAAAGCCGTGGCGCTCACGGAGGCCGATCCCGCGATCGCCACGATCGTCGCGCCCGAGCACGAGGCGACGCGACTCTGGGTCGACGAGCCGATCGGCGAGATCGCGACGCCGCTCGTCTCCTATTTCGTCTGGATCGGGATCGATCCCGTCGGCGCGCTCGTCAATGCGGCGCAGATCGCCTATGCGCGGCCGCTGCTCGAGGGAACGCCTCACGAGCGGCTTCCTCTGCTCTCCGCCGTCGCGCCGTTTCGCGTGGGCTACACGCCCGATTCCTATATCGATCTCGACCCCGGCCCCGTGGCGCTGCGCCATGTCGCGGACATCTACCCCTATCCCAACACGCTGGTCGCCGTGCGCGTGACCGGCGCGCAGCTGCGCGAATGGCTCGAATGCGCGGCGCGCGTGTTCCGGCGCATCGATCGCGACGCGTCGGAGCCGCAGCTTCTCGTCGA is a window encoding:
- a CDS encoding bifunctional 2',3'-cyclic-nucleotide 2'-phosphodiesterase/3'-nucleotidase: MPITRRELLAGSAAFAVGFPAIGRAAPRVELRLLETSDLHMFVLDWDYYHARPDPTVGLSKIARLVREARAQAQNALLFDNGDLLQGSPLGDFVARRAGASGAHPVFRAMNHMRYDAATPGNHEFNFGLDFLERSLAGAGFPYVSANIERADGGAFLPPFRVLTRRLMDDGGVAQELRIGVIGFAPPQIMIWDRGHLEGRLRCGDMVSAARRHVPILRAQCDILVALCHSGIDARAAVDAENACLQIAAIPGVDAIMMGHAHRVFPGPDYAGVAGVDAERGTLAGVPAVMPGFWGSHLGVIDLTLAHDGDRWAVERFRTEARPIFAREAGKAVALTEADPAIATIVAPEHEATRLWVDEPIGEIATPLVSYFVWIGIDPVGALVNAAQIAYARPLLEGTPHERLPLLSAVAPFRVGYTPDSYIDLDPGPVALRHVADIYPYPNTLVAVRVTGAQLREWLECAARVFRRIDRDASEPQLLVDRRTPSYNFDVIAGVDYRIDVSAPARYDASGNLRRDAARIVDLRYGGRAIDPEQEFIVVTNSYRADGGGRFPGLDGRNIVLRAPDSNRDAVERFLRRGGSIPDTRPRSFAPLGRRVTVAFDSAPAAARRLVAAPGLRATMREEAGYSRYEYDLA